One region of Primulina tabacum isolate GXHZ01 chromosome 17, ASM2559414v2, whole genome shotgun sequence genomic DNA includes:
- the LOC142531548 gene encoding mechanosensitive ion channel protein 2, chloroplastic-like isoform X1 produces MKIPLWSYCTENFAVFIQKMAVAGYVLPSVEFGIRRNCGRGRRPWLQNSKISGKLCLGRTDPSSISFKQFSWSRNFSKRIDRRVPFIPCRYHMFKCQCSLNPGPSLDITYLKNATLTLARPFKNLQGSPLVIELASAVGIVIFAIWGLGPLVQQTRKIFLNKSDSSWKKSSTLYVTTSYVRPLFLWAGTIFICRALDPMVLHTEAGQIVKLRLLNFVRSLSTVTAFAYCLSSVIHQAQKIMETNGSPDANNIGFQFAGKAIYTSVWVASASLFMELLGFSTQKWLTAGGLGTVLLTLAGREIFTNFLSGAMIQATRPFVVNEWIQIKIDGYEVSGIVEHMGWWSPTIVRADDREAVHIPNHKFSMNVVRNLSQRTHWRIKTHLAISHLDVSKINNIVADMRKVLAKNPQVEQQKLHRRVFLDSIDPENQALLILVSCFVKTSHFEEYLCVKEIVLLDLLRVIRHHRARLATPIRTFQKQYIDADVDNVSFADSNFNKEAAANRALLLLEPSYKINGEDKIKPPQARSTQVNAEEDSKDTARSTPDTKVDAKSETPLNTNSKSRETMSSDPKENQMSKDDVEVGQVPVPKTDEKPKKDAQKVGQEGSSVLLQESSSGQRLDSVPVASQPKQDIKPQNNQPPVSKPSLEENILLGVALEGSKRTLPIEEDTVPRPSSEDTKELAKQRSGNGSPVAEKEKIDTKPSNEPGDRRDMQN; encoded by the exons ATGAAAATACCCCTTTGGTCATATTGTACAGAAAACTTTGCGGTTTTCATCCAAAAAATGGCAGTTGCGGGTTATGTGTTACCGTCTGTCGAGTTCGGAATTCGCAGGAACTGTGGGCGAGGCAGAAGACCGTGG CTGCAGAATTCGAAGATTAGTGGAAAATTATGCTTAGGGAGAACTGATCCGTCATCAATTTCATTT AAACAATTTTCTTGGAGTAGAAATTTTTCCAAGAGAATAGATAGACGAGTACCCTTCATCCCATGTAGATATCACATGTTTAAGTGCCAATGTTCTCTAAATCCAGGCCCCTCTTTGGACATCACCTATTTGAAGAACGCCACGCTAACTTTAGCACG ACCATTTAAGAATTTGCAAGGAAGTCCTCTTGTGATCGAATTGGCTTCAGCAGTTGGTATTGTCATTTTTGCAATATGGGGACTTGGGCCACTCGTGCAGCAaacaaggaaaatatttttgaat AAAAGTGACAGCAGTTGGAAAAAGAGTAGCACATTGTACGTAACAACCTCCTATGTTCGGCCTTTGTTTTTATGGGCAGGAACAATCTTCATCTGCAG AGCACTTGATCCAATGGTCCTTCACACAGAGGCTGGTCAAATTGTGAAGCTACGACTCCTAAATTTTGTTAGATCATTATCAACGGTCACGGCATTTGCATACTGTTTGTCAAg TGTGATTCATCAAGCTCAAAAAATTATGGAGACTAACGGCTCCCCCGATGCTAATAAT ATAGGCTTCCAGTTTGCTGGCAAAGCTATTTACACATCTGTATGGGTTGCATCTGCATCATTATTCATGGAGTTGTTAGGTTTCTCAACCCAAAAATGGCTCACAGCTGGAGGGCTTGGTACTGTCTTGTTGACGCTTGCTGGACGTGAG ATTTTCACGAATTTCCTTTCCGGTGCAATGATACAAGCAACTCGGCCATTTGTTGTGAACGAATGGATACAAATTAAGATTGATGGCTATGAAGTTTCTGGGATAGTTGAG CATATGGGATGGTGGTCACCTACAATTGTCAGAGCCGATGATCGTGAGGCTGTCCACATACCAAACCATAAGTTCTCTATGAATGTTGTGAGAAATCTTAGCCAAAGAACTCATTGGCGTATTAAAACCCACCTGGCCATCAGTCACTTGGATGTTAGCAAAATCAAT AATATTGTGGCCGACATGCGCAAGGTTTTGGCTAAGAATCCTCAAGTGGAACAGCAGAAATTGCACAGAAGAGTATTCTTGGACAGTATTGATCCTGAAAATCAGGCCCTCTTG ATCTTGGTGTCATGCTTTGTGAAAACTTCACATTTTGAAGAATATCTGTGTGTTAAG GAAATTGTTCTTCTTGACCTACTCAGGGTTATTAGGCACCATCGAGCTCGACTTGCCACTCCTATCCGTACGTTTCAGAAACAATATATTGATGCAGACGTGGATAATGTATCATTTGCCGACTCTAATTTTAACAAGGAAGCAGCAGCTAACCGTGCATTACTCTTGTTGGAGCCCTCTTATAAAATTAACGGGGAAGATAAGATTAAACCACCTCAGGCTCGATCCACACAAGTAAACGCAGAGGAAGACAGCAAGGACACAGCCAGGTCAACACCTGATACGAAAGTGGATGCTAAAAGTGAAACACCTTTGAACACTAATTCAAAATCCAGAGAAACTATGTCAAGCGATCCTAAGGAAAATCAAATGTCAAAAGATGATGTCGAAGTCGGACAAGTGCCTGTGCCAAAAACAGACGAGAAACCCAAGAAGGATGCCCAAAAAGTCGGGCAGGAGGGTTCTTCAGTCTTATTACAAGAGTCGTCAAGTGGCCAGAGACTTGACAGTGTGCCAGTTGCTTCGCAGCCAAAACAGGACATTAAACCACAAAATAACCAGCCACCTGTGAGCAAACCTTCTCTAGAAGAGAATATACTTCTTGGCGTTGCATTGGAGGGCTCAAAGAGGACCCTCCCTATCGAAGAGGACACGGTTCCACGACCAAGTTCTGAAGATACAAAGGAATTGGCTAAACAACGTAGTGGAAATGGTTCTCCTGTGGCtgaaaaggaaaaaattgaTACTAAGCCATCGAACGAGCCAGGTGATCGGCGAGATATGCAAAACTAA
- the LOC142531549 gene encoding histone H3.3 → MARTKQTARKSTGGKAPRKQLATKAARKSAPTTGGVKKPHRYRPGTVALREIRKYQKSTELLIRKLPFQRLVREIAQDFKTDLRFQSHAVLALQEAAEAYLVGLFEDTNLCAIHAKRVTIMPKDIQLARRIRGERA, encoded by the exons ATGGCTCGTACCAAGCAAACTGCTCGTAAGTCCACTGGAGGAAAGGCCCCAAGGAAACAATTGGCTACCAAG GCTGCCCGAAAGTCGGCCCCCACCACCGGTGGAGTGAAGAAGCCTCATCGTTACCGCCCTGGTACTGTTGCGCTTCG TGAAATCCGTAAGTACCAGAAGAGTACCGAGCTTTTGATCAGGAAGTTACCTTTCCAAAGGCTTGTTCGTGAAATTGCCCAAGATTTCAAG ACTGATCTCCGTTTCCAGAGCCATGCAGTTTTGGCGCTCCAGGAGGCTGCCGAGGCCTACCTGGTGGGTCTGTTCGAGGACACTAACTTGTGTGCAATTCATGCCAAGCGAGTGACCATCATGCCCAAAGATATCCAGCTTGCTCGCAGAATCCGAGGGGAGCGTGCTTAG
- the LOC142531548 gene encoding mechanosensitive ion channel protein 2, chloroplastic-like isoform X2 → MKIPLWSYCTENFAVFIQKMAVAGYVLPSVEFGIRRNCGRGRRPWNSKISGKLCLGRTDPSSISFKQFSWSRNFSKRIDRRVPFIPCRYHMFKCQCSLNPGPSLDITYLKNATLTLARPFKNLQGSPLVIELASAVGIVIFAIWGLGPLVQQTRKIFLNKSDSSWKKSSTLYVTTSYVRPLFLWAGTIFICRALDPMVLHTEAGQIVKLRLLNFVRSLSTVTAFAYCLSSVIHQAQKIMETNGSPDANNIGFQFAGKAIYTSVWVASASLFMELLGFSTQKWLTAGGLGTVLLTLAGREIFTNFLSGAMIQATRPFVVNEWIQIKIDGYEVSGIVEHMGWWSPTIVRADDREAVHIPNHKFSMNVVRNLSQRTHWRIKTHLAISHLDVSKINNIVADMRKVLAKNPQVEQQKLHRRVFLDSIDPENQALLILVSCFVKTSHFEEYLCVKEIVLLDLLRVIRHHRARLATPIRTFQKQYIDADVDNVSFADSNFNKEAAANRALLLLEPSYKINGEDKIKPPQARSTQVNAEEDSKDTARSTPDTKVDAKSETPLNTNSKSRETMSSDPKENQMSKDDVEVGQVPVPKTDEKPKKDAQKVGQEGSSVLLQESSSGQRLDSVPVASQPKQDIKPQNNQPPVSKPSLEENILLGVALEGSKRTLPIEEDTVPRPSSEDTKELAKQRSGNGSPVAEKEKIDTKPSNEPGDRRDMQN, encoded by the exons ATGAAAATACCCCTTTGGTCATATTGTACAGAAAACTTTGCGGTTTTCATCCAAAAAATGGCAGTTGCGGGTTATGTGTTACCGTCTGTCGAGTTCGGAATTCGCAGGAACTGTGGGCGAGGCAGAAGACCGTGG AATTCGAAGATTAGTGGAAAATTATGCTTAGGGAGAACTGATCCGTCATCAATTTCATTT AAACAATTTTCTTGGAGTAGAAATTTTTCCAAGAGAATAGATAGACGAGTACCCTTCATCCCATGTAGATATCACATGTTTAAGTGCCAATGTTCTCTAAATCCAGGCCCCTCTTTGGACATCACCTATTTGAAGAACGCCACGCTAACTTTAGCACG ACCATTTAAGAATTTGCAAGGAAGTCCTCTTGTGATCGAATTGGCTTCAGCAGTTGGTATTGTCATTTTTGCAATATGGGGACTTGGGCCACTCGTGCAGCAaacaaggaaaatatttttgaat AAAAGTGACAGCAGTTGGAAAAAGAGTAGCACATTGTACGTAACAACCTCCTATGTTCGGCCTTTGTTTTTATGGGCAGGAACAATCTTCATCTGCAG AGCACTTGATCCAATGGTCCTTCACACAGAGGCTGGTCAAATTGTGAAGCTACGACTCCTAAATTTTGTTAGATCATTATCAACGGTCACGGCATTTGCATACTGTTTGTCAAg TGTGATTCATCAAGCTCAAAAAATTATGGAGACTAACGGCTCCCCCGATGCTAATAAT ATAGGCTTCCAGTTTGCTGGCAAAGCTATTTACACATCTGTATGGGTTGCATCTGCATCATTATTCATGGAGTTGTTAGGTTTCTCAACCCAAAAATGGCTCACAGCTGGAGGGCTTGGTACTGTCTTGTTGACGCTTGCTGGACGTGAG ATTTTCACGAATTTCCTTTCCGGTGCAATGATACAAGCAACTCGGCCATTTGTTGTGAACGAATGGATACAAATTAAGATTGATGGCTATGAAGTTTCTGGGATAGTTGAG CATATGGGATGGTGGTCACCTACAATTGTCAGAGCCGATGATCGTGAGGCTGTCCACATACCAAACCATAAGTTCTCTATGAATGTTGTGAGAAATCTTAGCCAAAGAACTCATTGGCGTATTAAAACCCACCTGGCCATCAGTCACTTGGATGTTAGCAAAATCAAT AATATTGTGGCCGACATGCGCAAGGTTTTGGCTAAGAATCCTCAAGTGGAACAGCAGAAATTGCACAGAAGAGTATTCTTGGACAGTATTGATCCTGAAAATCAGGCCCTCTTG ATCTTGGTGTCATGCTTTGTGAAAACTTCACATTTTGAAGAATATCTGTGTGTTAAG GAAATTGTTCTTCTTGACCTACTCAGGGTTATTAGGCACCATCGAGCTCGACTTGCCACTCCTATCCGTACGTTTCAGAAACAATATATTGATGCAGACGTGGATAATGTATCATTTGCCGACTCTAATTTTAACAAGGAAGCAGCAGCTAACCGTGCATTACTCTTGTTGGAGCCCTCTTATAAAATTAACGGGGAAGATAAGATTAAACCACCTCAGGCTCGATCCACACAAGTAAACGCAGAGGAAGACAGCAAGGACACAGCCAGGTCAACACCTGATACGAAAGTGGATGCTAAAAGTGAAACACCTTTGAACACTAATTCAAAATCCAGAGAAACTATGTCAAGCGATCCTAAGGAAAATCAAATGTCAAAAGATGATGTCGAAGTCGGACAAGTGCCTGTGCCAAAAACAGACGAGAAACCCAAGAAGGATGCCCAAAAAGTCGGGCAGGAGGGTTCTTCAGTCTTATTACAAGAGTCGTCAAGTGGCCAGAGACTTGACAGTGTGCCAGTTGCTTCGCAGCCAAAACAGGACATTAAACCACAAAATAACCAGCCACCTGTGAGCAAACCTTCTCTAGAAGAGAATATACTTCTTGGCGTTGCATTGGAGGGCTCAAAGAGGACCCTCCCTATCGAAGAGGACACGGTTCCACGACCAAGTTCTGAAGATACAAAGGAATTGGCTAAACAACGTAGTGGAAATGGTTCTCCTGTGGCtgaaaaggaaaaaattgaTACTAAGCCATCGAACGAGCCAGGTGATCGGCGAGATATGCAAAACTAA
- the LOC142530392 gene encoding uncharacterized protein LOC142530392, giving the protein MPLVREESEDQLQQCKLSLKIAKVLDEARISQATHTRKLREIADLRSSSPSIELFAAFSKAITPLFNFHRRTASADRIIKFVAVFACSRSAKDAASCDVFLENFLRFLIVASGAANKTARFRACQIVSEIIMRLPDDAEVSNELWDEVIECIKSRVADKVSAVRTFAVRALSRFANDSENRDILDLFLEKLPLEQNADVRKTFVLSLPPSGDTLTKIIDCTLDVNETVRKAAYCVLGSKFPLQSLSIKLRTVILQRGLSDRSPAVAKECLKLMKDEWLEKCCNGDPIELLKYLDVETYESVGESVMVVLLKEELIKLQDGQTIRKFLASVDEGAEGQHQQSIELMDSEVALFWKMVCKHLQVEAHTKGSDAAMTMGTESAVYASEASDYNDLLDRILPPSISEYVQLVKAHISAGSNYRFASRQLLLLGAMLDFSDSSNRKVASDFVQDLLHRPLDHELDDSGNEVVIGDGINLGGERDWAVAAAKLTKKVHAAAGEFENVVLSVVEELARPCRERTANCKQWLHCLAVTALLLENTSSFHNMQRGAITGVEILHSLLLPGAKNVHLDVQRAAIRCLGLFGLLERKLSTDLIKQLRCSFVNGPSTLTIMASKALLDLGIWHGVDAIDTSMNCNMSSQLHPETPPTPVKLCDGFDELGTELLDLLYVGLENHDLGASVDVEENISIQGILGEGLAKILLLSDKFPGTSVSTHHLILAKLINLYFGSESGVLQRLKQCLCVFFEHYPALSANHKKCLSKAFVPVMRSLWPGINGDASGSTVMVSNMRKRAIQASHFMLQMVQVPLYAKEIATPHDNNDGNQDGGRRPTLDLESGEEGLAMRIAVEVANFNPKKTAAEKSYLSALCRILILLHFRTTEQDAIKLMRMLLNRIIPSMAVEKDIFKELRQMAECLRAIDSNQDERLSPEQAHLILGKLELEMNLDEGESIVMPPTPAPQSTRRSRPRRRARDAEESSSNDELSPASVVSTNLAAMSTRSQRASKTVALTRMTANRTRTIDEDGDFDTEESDEVAGSEVTSEDDPELIN; this is encoded by the exons ATGCCATTGGTAAGGGAAGAATCTGAAGATCAGCTGCAGCAGTGTAAATTATCGTTAAAAATTGCTAAGGTTTTGGATGAGGCTCGGATTTCACAAGCCACGCACACCCGTAAGCTCAGAGAAATTGCAGATCTCCGATCCTCAAGCCCGTCGATTGAGTTATTCGCCGCATTTTCCAAAGCAATAACCCCTCTTTTCAATTTTCACCGCCGCACAGCATCTGCAGACCGTATCATAAAGTTCGTCGCCGTTTTTGCTTGCTCGCGTAGCGCGAAAGATGCGGCCAGCTGTGATGTATTTCTGGAGAATTTTCTGCGGTTTCTGATTGTGGCTTCTGGCGCGGCTAATAAGACAGCCAGGTTTAGGGCTTGCCAGATTGTCTCCGAG ATCATTATGCGGTTGCCGGATGATGCAGAAGTTAGCAACGAACTTTGGGATGAGGTGATCGAATGCATTAAATCACGTGTGGCTGACAAAGTATCAGCAGTTCGAACATTTGCTGTCAGGGCTCTTTCACGCTTCGCAAATGATTCAGAAAATAGAGACATTCTTGATTTGTTCCTTGAGAAACTTCCTCTGGAGCAAAATGCT GACGTTCGTAAGACTTTTGTGTTGTCTCTACCACCTTCAGGCGACACTTTGACGAAGATAATTGATTGCACTTTGGATGTGAATGAGACAGTAAGAAAGGCGGCTTACTGTGTTCTAGGTAGTAAATTCCCCCTGCAGAGCCTCAG CATCAAGCTCAGAACTGTTATTCTACAGAGGGGTCTTTCTGATCGCTCTCCAGCTGTTGCAAAGGAATGTTTGAAGTTGATGAAAGATGAGTGGCTTGAGAAATGTTGTAATGGAGACCCTATAGAACTACTTAAATATCTTGATGTAGAAACCTATGAATCAGTTGGGGAGTCTGTAATGGTTGTACTGCTGAAAGAAGAATTGATAAAGTTGCAAGATGGGCAAACTATTCGCAAATTCTTAGCATCAGTGGATGAAGGAGCAGAAG GACAACATCAACAATCTATTGAGCTAATGGATTCTGAGGTTGCTCTGTTTTGGAAAATGGTCTGTAAGCACCTACAGGTGGAAGCACAC ACTAAAGGTTCTGATGCTGCAATGACGATGGGCACAGAATCAGCAGTATATGCATCCGAAGCTTCAGATTACAATGACCTCCTGGACAGGATTCTTCCTCCTTCCATTTCTGAGTATGTTCAGTTGGTTAAAGCACACATTTCAGCTG GTTCAAATTATAGATTTGCATCCCGGCAGCTGCTACTGCTTGGTGCTATGCTTGATTTCTCTGATTCTTCCAATAGAAAGGTGGCCAGTGATTTTGTTCAGGATTTGTTGCACAGACCCCTTGATCACGAATTGGATGACAGTGGAAACGAGGTTGTCATCGGAGATGGCATCAATTTAGGAGGGGAGAGAGATTGGGCTGTTGCAGCTGCGAAATTGACAAAGAAAGTGCATGCTGCAGCGGGAGAGTTTGAAAATGTTGTTCTTTCAGTGGTTGAAGAACTTGCTCGACCTTGCAGGGAGAGAACAGCTAACTGCAAGCAGTGGCTGCACTGCCTTGCTGTGACTGCTCTTCTATTGGAGAACACAAGTTCCTTCCATAATATGCAACGAGGGGCCATTACTGGTGTTGAAATTCTCCACTCTCTATTGCTTCCTGGG GCAAAAAATGTTCACTTGGATGTCCAACGGGCTGCTATTAGGTGCCTTGGTCTTTTTGGGTTGTTAGAGAGGAAACTATCAACAGATCTCATAAAACAGTTACGGTGTTCTTTTGTCAACGGTCCATCTACCCTTACAATAATGGCTTCTAAGGCTTTGCTTGATCTTGGAATATGGCATGGTGTAGATGCAATTGATACATCAATGAACTGTAATATGTCCTCGCAACTCCACCCCGAAACGCCCCCAACTCCGGTTAAATTATGTGATGGATTTGATGAGCTGGGTACTGAGCTGCTTGATCTTTTATATGTGGGGCTTGAGAATCATGATTTGGGTGCTTCTGTAGATgttgaagaaaatatatcaattcAAGGCATTCTAGGAGAAGGTCTAGCTAAGATTCTTCTTCTGAGTGACAAATTTCCAGGAACATCTGTTTCAACACATCATTTGATTTTGGCCAAGCTCATCAATCTGTACTTTGGTAGTGAGAGTGGGGTGCTTCAGAG GTTGAAACAATGCCTATGTGTTTTCTTTGAGCATTATCCCGCCCTTTCGGCGAATCACAAG AAATGCTTGTCTAAGGCTTTTGTGCCAGTTATGCGTTCATTATGGCCTGGTATCAATGGAGATGCCTCGGGATCTACAGTGATGGTTTCCAACATGCGTAAGCGTGCAATACAAGCCTCACACTTTATGCTGCAAATGGTGCAAGTTCCTTTGTATGCAAAAGAGATTGCCACTCCGCATGATAATAATGATGGAAATCAAGATGGTGGCAGAAGGCCTACCCTTGATCTGGAGAGTGGAGAGGAAGGGCTTGCGATGCGCATTGCAGTAGAG GTAGCAAACTTCAATCCCAAGAAGACGGCTGCTGAGAAATCATACCTTTCTGCACTATGTAGAATACTTATCTTGCTTCATTTTCGGACGACGGAACAAGATGCGATAAAGCTCATGCGGATGCTTTTAAATCGTATAATACCATCTATGGCAGTTGAAAAAGATATCTTCAAGGAGTTGAGGCAGATGGCTGAGTGCCTTCGGGCGATAGATAGCAACCAAGATGAGAGATTGAGTCCCGAGCAGGCTCATCTAATTCTAG GAAAACTGGAACTGGAAATGAACCTTGATGAGGGCGAGTCTATAGTTATGCCACCAACTCCGGCACCACAGTCAACTAGACGATCCCGTCCCAGGAGACGAGCCAGGGACGCCGAAGAATCCTCCTCGAACGATGAGCTTTCTCCTGCATCTGTAGTTTCTACAAATCTTGCTGCAATGAGCACTCGCTCGCAAAGGGCAAGCAAGACAGTAGCTCTGACAAGGATGACAGCCAATAGAACGAGAACAATTGACGAGGATGGCGATTTCGATACTGAAGAGAGTGATGAGGTAGCTGGATCAGAGGTGACATCTGAAGATGACCCTGAACTTATTAATTAG
- the LOC142531548 gene encoding mechanosensitive ion channel protein 2, chloroplastic-like isoform X3 encodes MKIPLWSYCTENFAVFIQKMAVAGYVLPSVEFGIRRNCGRGRRPWKQFSWSRNFSKRIDRRVPFIPCRYHMFKCQCSLNPGPSLDITYLKNATLTLARPFKNLQGSPLVIELASAVGIVIFAIWGLGPLVQQTRKIFLNKSDSSWKKSSTLYVTTSYVRPLFLWAGTIFICRALDPMVLHTEAGQIVKLRLLNFVRSLSTVTAFAYCLSSVIHQAQKIMETNGSPDANNIGFQFAGKAIYTSVWVASASLFMELLGFSTQKWLTAGGLGTVLLTLAGREIFTNFLSGAMIQATRPFVVNEWIQIKIDGYEVSGIVEHMGWWSPTIVRADDREAVHIPNHKFSMNVVRNLSQRTHWRIKTHLAISHLDVSKINNIVADMRKVLAKNPQVEQQKLHRRVFLDSIDPENQALLILVSCFVKTSHFEEYLCVKEIVLLDLLRVIRHHRARLATPIRTFQKQYIDADVDNVSFADSNFNKEAAANRALLLLEPSYKINGEDKIKPPQARSTQVNAEEDSKDTARSTPDTKVDAKSETPLNTNSKSRETMSSDPKENQMSKDDVEVGQVPVPKTDEKPKKDAQKVGQEGSSVLLQESSSGQRLDSVPVASQPKQDIKPQNNQPPVSKPSLEENILLGVALEGSKRTLPIEEDTVPRPSSEDTKELAKQRSGNGSPVAEKEKIDTKPSNEPGDRRDMQN; translated from the exons ATGAAAATACCCCTTTGGTCATATTGTACAGAAAACTTTGCGGTTTTCATCCAAAAAATGGCAGTTGCGGGTTATGTGTTACCGTCTGTCGAGTTCGGAATTCGCAGGAACTGTGGGCGAGGCAGAAGACCGTGG AAACAATTTTCTTGGAGTAGAAATTTTTCCAAGAGAATAGATAGACGAGTACCCTTCATCCCATGTAGATATCACATGTTTAAGTGCCAATGTTCTCTAAATCCAGGCCCCTCTTTGGACATCACCTATTTGAAGAACGCCACGCTAACTTTAGCACG ACCATTTAAGAATTTGCAAGGAAGTCCTCTTGTGATCGAATTGGCTTCAGCAGTTGGTATTGTCATTTTTGCAATATGGGGACTTGGGCCACTCGTGCAGCAaacaaggaaaatatttttgaat AAAAGTGACAGCAGTTGGAAAAAGAGTAGCACATTGTACGTAACAACCTCCTATGTTCGGCCTTTGTTTTTATGGGCAGGAACAATCTTCATCTGCAG AGCACTTGATCCAATGGTCCTTCACACAGAGGCTGGTCAAATTGTGAAGCTACGACTCCTAAATTTTGTTAGATCATTATCAACGGTCACGGCATTTGCATACTGTTTGTCAAg TGTGATTCATCAAGCTCAAAAAATTATGGAGACTAACGGCTCCCCCGATGCTAATAAT ATAGGCTTCCAGTTTGCTGGCAAAGCTATTTACACATCTGTATGGGTTGCATCTGCATCATTATTCATGGAGTTGTTAGGTTTCTCAACCCAAAAATGGCTCACAGCTGGAGGGCTTGGTACTGTCTTGTTGACGCTTGCTGGACGTGAG ATTTTCACGAATTTCCTTTCCGGTGCAATGATACAAGCAACTCGGCCATTTGTTGTGAACGAATGGATACAAATTAAGATTGATGGCTATGAAGTTTCTGGGATAGTTGAG CATATGGGATGGTGGTCACCTACAATTGTCAGAGCCGATGATCGTGAGGCTGTCCACATACCAAACCATAAGTTCTCTATGAATGTTGTGAGAAATCTTAGCCAAAGAACTCATTGGCGTATTAAAACCCACCTGGCCATCAGTCACTTGGATGTTAGCAAAATCAAT AATATTGTGGCCGACATGCGCAAGGTTTTGGCTAAGAATCCTCAAGTGGAACAGCAGAAATTGCACAGAAGAGTATTCTTGGACAGTATTGATCCTGAAAATCAGGCCCTCTTG ATCTTGGTGTCATGCTTTGTGAAAACTTCACATTTTGAAGAATATCTGTGTGTTAAG GAAATTGTTCTTCTTGACCTACTCAGGGTTATTAGGCACCATCGAGCTCGACTTGCCACTCCTATCCGTACGTTTCAGAAACAATATATTGATGCAGACGTGGATAATGTATCATTTGCCGACTCTAATTTTAACAAGGAAGCAGCAGCTAACCGTGCATTACTCTTGTTGGAGCCCTCTTATAAAATTAACGGGGAAGATAAGATTAAACCACCTCAGGCTCGATCCACACAAGTAAACGCAGAGGAAGACAGCAAGGACACAGCCAGGTCAACACCTGATACGAAAGTGGATGCTAAAAGTGAAACACCTTTGAACACTAATTCAAAATCCAGAGAAACTATGTCAAGCGATCCTAAGGAAAATCAAATGTCAAAAGATGATGTCGAAGTCGGACAAGTGCCTGTGCCAAAAACAGACGAGAAACCCAAGAAGGATGCCCAAAAAGTCGGGCAGGAGGGTTCTTCAGTCTTATTACAAGAGTCGTCAAGTGGCCAGAGACTTGACAGTGTGCCAGTTGCTTCGCAGCCAAAACAGGACATTAAACCACAAAATAACCAGCCACCTGTGAGCAAACCTTCTCTAGAAGAGAATATACTTCTTGGCGTTGCATTGGAGGGCTCAAAGAGGACCCTCCCTATCGAAGAGGACACGGTTCCACGACCAAGTTCTGAAGATACAAAGGAATTGGCTAAACAACGTAGTGGAAATGGTTCTCCTGTGGCtgaaaaggaaaaaattgaTACTAAGCCATCGAACGAGCCAGGTGATCGGCGAGATATGCAAAACTAA
- the LOC142530393 gene encoding 14-3-3-like protein 16R yields MAPQREEYVYNAKLAEQAERYEEMVEFMEKVVVAVEGDELTAEERNLLSVAYKNVIGARRASWRIISSIEQKEESRGNHSHVSSIKTYRSKIESELSSICHGILKLLDSKLIGSAANSDSKVFYLKMKGDYHRYEAEFKTGSGRKEAAENTLSAYQAAQDIATAELTPTHPIRLGLALNFSVFHYEILNSPEKACNLAKQAFDDAIGELDTLGEESYKDSTLIMQLLRDNLTLWTSDMQDDAPDEIMLASKPDKE; encoded by the exons ATGGCGCCTCAGCGGGAGGAATACGTCTACAATGCCAAGCTTGCTGAGCAAGCCGAACGATACGAAGAGATGGTTGAattcatggagaaagtcgtcgtCGCCGTTGAAGGTGATGAACTCACCGCCGAGGAGCGTAACCTCCTCTCCGTTGCATACAAGAATGTCATCGGAGCTCGACGTGCCTCGTGGAGGATCATTTCTTCCATTGAGCAGAAAGAGGAGAGCCGCGGCAACCACAGCCATGTCTCTTCGATTAAAACCTACAGATCTAAGATCGAATCTGAGCTCTCATCAATTTGCCATGGAATTCTGAAGCTACTCGACTCCAAACTCATCGGATCTGCTGCCAACAGCGATTCCAAGGTTTTCTACTTGAAGATGAAAGGAGATTATCATCGCTACGAGGCGGAGTTTAAGACTGGATCCGGGCGAAAAGAAGCCGCAGAGAACACGCTGTCTGCTTATCAAGCCGCTCAG GACATTGCTACTGCTGAACTTACCCCAACTCATCCCATCAGGCTTGGGCTGGCGCTCAACTTCTCAGTCTTTCACTATGAGATTTTGAATTCTCCTGAAAAAGCTTGTAATCTGGCAAAACAG GCCTTTGATGATGCTATTGGTGAGCTGGACACACTTGGAGAGGAATCATACAAGGATAGCACTTTGATAATGCAGCTTCTCCGTGACAATCTTACTTTGTGGACTTCGGATATGCAG GATGATGCTCCTGATGAGATCATGCTGGCATCGAAGCCCGACAAGGAGTAG